GATGAGGAGCGCGAAGATGAAAGGCATGCATTCCCGGACAAATTCTCCCAGCTCGCAGCGCGTGATGGCGATGCAGGTGAACATCATGGAGCCGAAGGGCGGTGTCAGGCCTCCGATCATGATATTGACGATACAAACGAGACCGAAATGGATCGGATCGACGCCAAGGCTCTTGATGACGGGGACAAGCAGGGGCGCGAGGATAATGAGCGCCGCGCCGCCTTCGAGGAACATCCCGATGATCAGGAGCAACACGTCGATGATCACGAGCATGATCCACTTATTATGGGTGATGTTCAATAAAAATCCCGCGATGGACTGGGGAATCCGCTCCCAGTTCAGGTAGTATCCGAAAACGCCCGCCGCCACAATGATGAAGACCACGGTACTCGTCCCCTGTATGGTCTCGTAGAGGATCTTCGGGATGTGCTCCCATTTGAGCGTGCGGTAAATGAATATGCCCACAAGGGTGCAATAAAGGACGGCCACGGCCCCCGCTTCCGAAGGGGTGAACATGCCTATTCTGAGACCCAGGACGATTCCCAGCGGAAAGAGCAACGCCCAGACGGATTCCTTGGATTGCGCGAGGAATTCCTTCAGCGTGGCCTTCCGCGCCCTGGTGGGCGCGTATTTGCGCTTTTTTGAGATAATGTGCACCGTCACCATCAGACAGAGGGACATGAGAATCCCCGGCGCGTAGCCGGCCGCGAACATCTTCCCCACGGACACTTGGGCAATGAGCCCGTAGACGATGAGGTTGATGCCCGGCGGGATCACCGGGGTCACCGCCGAAGACGCCGCCGTAATCGCGGCCGAAAAGCCCTTGGAAAAGCCCCGCTTTTCCATTTCCGGCACGAGCATCTTGCATTCCATGGCGGCGTCGGCGTTGGCCGAGCCCGAAACGCCGCCCATGAGCATACTCAGGAGCACGTTGCACTGGGCGAGACCTCCGGGCAGGTGCCCCGTCAGCACGTCGGCGAAGCTCATCAATTTTTCGCTGATCCCCGCGTAGTTCATGATGGAGCCCGCCATGACGAAAAAGGGGATCGCCAGAAGCGGGAAAGACTGCGCGCTGGTCACGAATTTCTGGAAAATCAGATCCACAGGCGAAGAGGTGTTGATGGCCCCGAAATACAACATGGACGCCGCAAAGAGCCCGAAGGCGATCGGGATCCCCGAAAAATACAGAAAGAAAACCAGAAATACCGGTATATATGAAATCACGGCGTCCCCTCCTTGTCTTCCAGCTTGCCGGTTTTTTTGATCCGAAGCCCGTCTTCATACAAAAATTTTACGGAGTAAATGAACATCAAGACGAAACTCACCATGAGGGACGAGCTGATCCAGACTGTGGAAATGCCCAGGACCGGCGTGGGTTTTTGATAAGACATGCTCACATAGACAATGCTCACATAGCCCATGTAGCCGGTGATACAAGTCAGCATCACGTCGACGAGCAGCTTCATGAAATTTCTCCCGTACCTGCCGAGTTTATTCACGATGATGTCCACGCCTACATGGCCCCGGCGTTTGTAAAAGGCGGCGGCGCCCAAAAAGACGCTCCAGACGAAGCAGCCCGTGGCCACTTCCTCCGACCAGTACAGCCCGGTTTTCACAAAATATCTGAGGAAGACGTTGACGATGACGAGGATCGTGGTCACGATGATGGCGAAAGACGCCAGGATCTCCTCAAGGTTTCGCAAAATCAATTCCTTGGTGATTTTCATATCCGGTTCCTCCCGAAACGCCCGGGGGCGTAAAAATGGAGATGTTCAAGTTGCGCTGTTTTGTTATTTCGCCGGTCTCTTGGCGATTTCCGCTTTCAGGATGTCGTAGATGCCGGGGGTGACCCCTTTCATCTTTTCGTAAACGGGTTTTACGGCTGCGCCAAAGGCGGCGTTGTCCACGTCGTTAAACTTGATGCCGTCTTTTTCGAGTTTCGCTTTGTAGCCGTCGTAATTATTCGTGATGATCTCGATCATCTCTTTGGCGTTGGCGGTAAATTCTTCCTGAATAATGGCCTGGTATTCGGCGGGAATCTTGTCCCAGACTTTTGTACTGATATAAACGCCGCAGGTACCGAGAAAATGGTTCGTGAAAGCCATATTTTTCGCGACTTCCGCGCTGCCGTTGGTCGCGTAGGCGTCCATGGTCCCTTCGAGTCCGTCCACAACGCCCTGCTGCACGGCGGAGATCGTTTCGGAGAAGGCCATCGGCGTAACGGTCGCGCCCATGGCGGTCAGCGTGTCGATAAAGAGCTGGCTGCCCGGCGTTCTGATTTTCATGCCTTTGAGGTCGGCGGGGGTCTTGATGACTTTATTGGTCATGAGGCTCCGGAAACCGAAAATGTAGTCGAGAGCCAGGATTTTGATGCCCTTTT
Above is a window of Fusobacteriaceae bacterium DNA encoding:
- a CDS encoding TRAP transporter small permease; translated protein: MKITKELILRNLEEILASFAIIVTTILVIVNVFLRYFVKTGLYWSEEVATGCFVWSVFLGAAAFYKRRGHVGVDIIVNKLGRYGRNFMKLLVDVMLTCITGYMGYVSIVYVSMSYQKPTPVLGISTVWISSSLMVSFVLMFIYSVKFLYEDGLRIKKTGKLEDKEGTP
- a CDS encoding TRAP transporter large permease, producing MISYIPVFLVFFLYFSGIPIAFGLFAASMLYFGAINTSSPVDLIFQKFVTSAQSFPLLAIPFFVMAGSIMNYAGISEKLMSFADVLTGHLPGGLAQCNVLLSMLMGGVSGSANADAAMECKMLVPEMEKRGFSKGFSAAITAASSAVTPVIPPGINLIVYGLIAQVSVGKMFAAGYAPGILMSLCLMVTVHIISKKRKYAPTRARKATLKEFLAQSKESVWALLFPLGIVLGLRIGMFTPSEAGAVAVLYCTLVGIFIYRTLKWEHIPKILYETIQGTSTVVFIIVAAGVFGYYLNWERIPQSIAGFLLNITHNKWIMLVIIDVLLLIIGMFLEGGAALIILAPLLVPVIKSLGVDPIHFGLVCIVNIMIGGLTPPFGSMMFTCIAITRCELGEFVRECMPFIFALLIALVLVTFIPAVSLFIPNLIF
- a CDS encoding C4-dicarboxylate TRAP transporter substrate-binding protein, encoding MKKRTAWLFGLAILVSFVVTGFGSVVKAAAPKDFKLVLKCSHVFAPGEQLTKSIDKAAQNIKARTNGAIDIQTYPQGQLAVYKDGLEQVVRGADFISVEDPSYLGDYVPDFNALVGPMMYTNFDEYIYLIQTDLVKAMIKKAEEKGIKILALDYIFGFRSLMTNKVIKTPADLKGMKIRTPGSQLFIDTLTAMGATVTPMAFSETISAVQQGVVDGLEGTMDAYATNGSAEVAKNMAFTNHFLGTCGVYISTKVWDKIPAEYQAIIQEEFTANAKEMIEIITNNYDGYKAKLEKDGIKFNDVDNAAFGAAVKPVYEKMKGVTPGIYDILKAEIAKRPAK